From one Coffea eugenioides isolate CCC68of chromosome 11, Ceug_1.0, whole genome shotgun sequence genomic stretch:
- the LOC113753794 gene encoding pentatricopeptide repeat-containing protein At3g60050-like — MFWSVVVRSSSSRRSIGFVNQIVPCFFGVSRTIYSSSSRSCLASNGGGGGDGVDNGFRAFEDYLNESWKSCNFDEEIELKTTWRSQNSTFQQKQNVSSRSSFIDTVRNDANRVLEILRQDGPGFDTKAALDDLKLRLSGLLVRQVLLGILTSISFANKKRSAKLGFKFFVWSGQQENYSHTTNSYHLIMKIFAEAEEFKAMWRLLDEMIHKGYPTSARTFNLLICTCGEAGLAKKVIERFIKSKTFNYRPFKHCFNAILHSLVVLHHYKLIEWVYQQMLVEGHSPDILTYNILLCSKYRQGKLEQFHRLLDEMGQNGFSPDFHTYNLLLHVLGKGDKPLAALNLLNHMKEVSCDPTILHFTTLIDGLSRAGNLDACKYFFDEMIKQGCMPDVVCYTVMITGYVEAGEFHMAQEMFDEMISEGQLPNVFTYNSMIRGLCMAGKFEEACLMLKEMERRGCNPNFLVYSTLVSYLRNAGKLSQAHEIIKDMVEKGKYAHLVSKIKRYRRC, encoded by the coding sequence ATGTTTTGGTCTGTAGTTGTTCGGTCGTCTTCGTCCCGACGAAGTATTGGTTTTGTTAATCAGATAGTTCCTTGCTTTTTTGGCGTATCAAGAACCATATATAGCAGCAGTAGCCGCAGCTGTCTTGCATCtaatggtggtggtggtggtgatggTGTGGATAATGGGTTTCGCGCTTTCGAGGATTACTTGAACGAATCTTGGAAAAGTTGCAATTTTGATGAGGAAATAGAGTTAAAAACAACGTGGAGAAGTCAAAATAGTACTTTCCAACAAAAGCAAAATGTTTCTTCAAGAAGTAGTTTTATTGACACGGTAAGAAATGATGCTAATAGGGTTCTTGAAATTCTTCGGCAAGATGGTCCTGGATTTGATACCAAAGCTGCTTTAGATGATTTGAAACTTAGGCTTTCTGGGCTTCTTGTGAGACAGGTTCTTTTAGGCATTTTGACGAGCATAAGTTTTGCAAACAAGAAACGGAGCGCGAAGCTCGGGTTCAAATTCTTTGTGTGGTCTGGTCAGCAAGAGAACTATAGTCACACCACAAATTCGTATCATCTGATAATGAAGATATTTGCGGAGGCTGAGGAATTTAAAGCAATGTGGAGATTGCTTGATGAAATGATCCACAAGGGGTATCCGACATCTGCTCGAACTTTTAATCTGCTGATTTGTACTTGTGGTGAGGCTGGATTAGCGAAGAAAGTCATAGAGAGGTTTATAAAATCGAAGACGTTTAACTATAGGCCATTTAAGCACTGTTTTAATGCAATTTTACATTCTCTAGTGGTACTGCATCATTACAAGTTGATTGAGTGGGTGTACCAGCAGATGTTGGTTGAAGGTCATTCTCCGGATATTTTAACTTATAACATCCTCTTGTGCTCTAAGTATAGGCAGGGGAAACTGGAACAGTTTCATAGATTACTGGATGAAATGGGACAAAATGGGTTCTCACCTGATTTTCATACTTACAACCTCCTCCTTCATGTGCTAGGTAAAGGGGACAAGCCTCTTGCGGCCCTGAACCTTTTAAACCACATGAAGGAAGTAAGTTGTGATCCAACCATTCTTCACTTCACCACATTAATAGATGGGCTCAGCCGAGCTGGGAATTTGGATGCTTGCAAGTACTTTTTTGATGAGATGATTAAGCAGGGATGCATGCCTGATGTTGTTTGTTACACTGTAATGATAACAGGGTATGTTGAGGCAGGGGAGTTTCATATGGCTCAGGAAATGTTTGATGAAATGATCAGTGAAGGACAGCTTCCAAATGTTTTTACTTACAATTCTATGATCCGAGGGTTATGCATGGCTGGGAAGTTTGAGGAGGCTTGCTTGATGCTGAAAGAAATGGAACGGAGAGGTTGTAATCCTAATTTCTTGGTGTATAGTACCTTAGTGAGTTACCTGAGAAATGCTGGAAAGCTTTCTCAAGCCCATGAAATTATAAAAGATATGGTGGAAAAAGGGAAGTATGCCCATCTAGTTTCGAAGATAAAAAGATACAGGAGGTGCTAA
- the LOC113752778 gene encoding aldehyde oxidase GLOX-like produces MVQRNFLSFLIKCIVFLLFFLLLSTELCNAARELSSRGNRKGKWQLLLKNAGVVAMHMALTHYDTVVILDQIGSQQSGYRLKRRLNGTKCDHRYRDSEDWSCYAHSVEYDIMRNKIRPLHINSDTWCSSGSILSDGTIIQTGGYGGGSQRIRYFKPCDHNGRCDWKQNKHSLSDMRWYASNLLLPDKDRVIVVGGRRIFTYEFVPKLSSREKAYDLPFLHKTYERRREGNNLYPFLHLSSDGNLFIFANRDSILFNYKRRKVVKTFPRIPKDGGRSYPSTGSSVILPLDHENGFQKVEVMICGGAAPGAYGAANEGKFLKGLSSCGRMVITGNRHKWKMENMPGPRVMGDMLILPTGHILIINGAKRGCAGWENAASPALEPYLYKPKKRQGRRFTVLKAAKIPRMYHSSAILLPDGRVLVAGSNPNRRYEFKNVKYPTELRLQAFVPDHMDQKFDHRRAHNLSISTSNGEENIGYGREFGVHFWLRGKISSNDVIFSVYAVPFTTHSLSMNQRMLRLKCKKMVKDENGLVNAIVEAPPSANVAPAGYYLLTVVNGGIPSKSEWIRFTHK; encoded by the coding sequence ATGGTGCAAAGGAATTTCCTTAGCTTCTTAATCAAATGTATCGTCTTCCTGCTGTTTTTCCTCCTGCTATCCACTGAACTGTGCAATGCAGCTAGAGAGCTTTCTAGTAGAGGGAACAGAAAAGGGAAATGGCAACTTCTATTGAAGAATGCAGGTGTTGTAGCCATGCATATGGCCTTGACACACTACGACACTGTTGTCATACTTGATCAGATTGGCTCTCAGCAATCTGGTTACCGCCTAAAACGAAGGCTGAATGGGACAAAGTGTGACCACAGGTATAGGGATTCGGAGGACTGGTCCTGTTATGCTCATTCAGTGGAGTATGACATTATGAGAAACAAGATTAGGCCTCTACATATTAATTCTGATACTTGGTGCTCCTCTGGTTCCATACTGAGTGATGGAACCATTATTCAAACGGGTGGCTATGGTGGTGGTTCGCAAAGAATTCGTTACTTCAAGCCATGTGATCATAATGGCCGTTGTGATTGGAAGCAGAATAAGCATTCTCTTTCAGATATGAGATGGTATGCTTCCAATCTACTATTGCCTGACAAGGATAGAGTCATTGTTGTTGGTGGAAGAAGGATTTTTACCTACGAGTTTGTACCTAAATTGTCATCCAGGGAGAAGGCTTATGATCTGCCTTTCTTGCACAAGACATACGAAAGAAGGAGAGAAGGGAATAACCTCTATCCCTTCCTTCATCTTTCTTCTGATGGCAATTTGTTCATCTTTGCAAACCGAGATTCCATTCTTTTCAACTacaaaagaaggaaagttgtgaAGACATTTCCCAGGATTCCAAAGGATGGAGGAAGGAGCTATCCTAGCACTGGCTCATCTGTTATTCTTCCTTTAGACCATGAAAATGGCTTTCAAAAAGTTGAAGTCATGATATGCGGAGGTGCTGCTCCAGGGGCATATGGGGCCGCCAATGAAGGGAAATTCTTGAAGGGCTTAAGCTCTTGTGGCAGAATGGTGATCACAGGTAACAGGCACAAGTGGAAGATGGAGAACATGCCTGGACCACGAGTAATGGGTGATATGTTGATTCTCCCCACTGGCCATATACTGATCATAAACGGTGCAAAACGAGGCTGTGCTGGATGGGAAAATGCAGCCTCCCCTGCTCTAGAGCCATATCTCTACAAGCCCAAAAAAAGACAAGGAAGAAGGTTCACAGTCCTAAAAGCCGCCAAAATTCCCAGAATGTACCATTCATCAGCTATTCTTCTCCCTGATGGGAGAGTTCTTGTAGCAGGAAGTAATCCTAACAGGAGGTATGAATTCAAGAATGTGAAATATCCCACTGAGCTAAGGCTACAAGCTTTTGTCCCTGATCATATGGACCAAAAATTCGATCACAGAAGGGCACATAACCTGTCAATCTCCACCAGTAATGGGGAGGAAAATATTGGCTATGGAAGAGAGTTTGGAGTTCATTTTTGGCTAAGAGGGAAAATCAGCAGCAACGATGTGATATTCAGTGTCTATGCAGTTCCCTTTACAACTCATTCCCTTTCCATGAATCAGAGGATGCTAAGacttaaatgcaagaaaatggtCAAGGATGAAAATGGACTGGTGAATGCAATTGTTGAAGCTCCTCCATCTGCTAATGTTGCACCTGCTGGCTATTATCTGCTCACAGTTGTGAATGGAGGGATACCTAGCAAATCTGAGTGGATCAGGTTCACACACAAATGA
- the LOC113752779 gene encoding putative nuclease HARBI1, translating into MDKEQNEVDGEYDIQQRKRQLVATEIVCQVVNMIIARKLSHANYVDRPIGYWSAQCHLVREELLMQLSTNGYLSKVIRMGPETFRRLCDLLQTHGGLQPTQRATVQEQVVKFLHILTIPSKNITMSYFYRRSGETVSRHFHRVLRAVIALEDQFLQQPTGEQVPPEILNSTRFYPYFKDCVGAIDGTHVRVKVPNIDAAKYRGRKEHPTQNVLAACSLNMRFTYVLPGWEGTASDSRIIKNALTREDKLIIPNGKYYLVDAGFMLRRGLLTPYRNVRYHLKEYSSQQPQNFRELFNLRHSSLRNAIERAFGVLKKRFPIIGDTQPTYSVETQSQIVLACCILHNFLMEFDPDLEYINEVDEELANQSPSEEESGDISAEKDHAQGESLRNEIAMQMWNDYIL; encoded by the exons ATGGATAAGGAACAAAATGAAGTCGATGGAGAATATGACATTCAACAAAGGAAGCGACAATTGGTTGCTACTGAAATTGTTTGTCAGGTAGTAAACATGATAATTGCTCGAAAACTAAGCCATGCAAATTATGTGGATCGACCCATTGGATATTGGTCTGCACAATGTCATTTAGTACGAGAGGAATTATTGATGCAACTCAGTACAAATGGATATTTGAGTAAGGTTATCCGTATGGGACCAGAAACTTTTAGGCGCTTGTGTGACTTGTTGCAAACACATGGTGGTCTACAACCTACTCAAAGAGCCACGGTGCAAGAGCAAGTTGTTAAATTTCTCCATATATTAACAATTCCCtcaaaaaatatcacaatgTCATACTTTTATCGGCGTTCTGGAGAAACTGTTAGTCGTCATTTTCATAGAGTTTTACGAGCAGTTATAGCATTGGAGGATCAATTTCTTCAGCAGCCTACGGGAGAACAAGTTCCTCCGGAAATACTTAATAGTACAAGATTTTATCCATATTTTAAG GATTGTGTGGGTGCAATTGATGGAACCCATGTTCGCGTTAAGGTGCCTAATATTGATGCGGCAAAATATCGTGGTAGAAAAGAGCATCCAACACAAAATGTGCTTGCTGCATGTTCTTTGAATATGAGATTCACATATGTTCTACCTGGTTGGGAGGGAACTGCATCGGATTCAAGGATCATAAAAAATGCGCTCACTAGAGAAGATAAATTAATCATTCCTAATG GTAAATATTATCTTGTTGATGCTGGATTCATGTTGAGAAGGGGACTTCTTACACCTTATAGAAATGTAAGGTATCACCTGAAGGAATACTCAAGTCAACAACCGCAAAACTTTCGAGAACTATTCAATTTGCGACATTCATCATTGCGTAATGCAATTGAGAGAGCATTTGGTGTCTTGAAAAAACGGTTTCCAATCATTGGAGATACTCAACCAACTTATAGTGTTGAAACACAATCACAAattgtgcttgcttgttgtATATTACATAATTTTCTCATGGAGTTTGACCCTGACTTGGAGTACATTAATGAAGTGGATGAAGAATTGGCAAATCAATCTCCATCGGAGGAGGAAAGTGGAGATATAAGTGCTGAAAAAGATCATGCTCAAGGAGAAAGTTTAAGGAATGAAATAGCAATGCAAATGTGGAATGATTACATACTATGA
- the LOC113752780 gene encoding uncharacterized protein LOC113752780 translates to MKKDPSIMKENMKWTLAMDEVFIQALLDQHYKGFRVDGTFTPTAYNNIINELKEKLGMEFTKSHLKNRLKTLKEHFKESYDFFRNGKLSGFSWNPFTKTWCAEPEVWEQLLQEKPEAIKWKTKVINHYDSLEELFAKDRATGQGAETAKEKRMRWMNEPNGVQFENIIEIDNMLSQNEISLETFNNSSKELDAQRSKACNNKQSQGTTATQSKKRKVTCDEEFESLKGALHNVADALREGNTILEKSRPRVYSEKEIYDELVNIGVEIDLIDDYYVFLCQNTEKVRSFFGCPSERRRNILNKLMNGF, encoded by the exons ATGAAGAAAGATCCAAGCATCATGAAGGAAAACATGAAATGGACTCTAGCAATGGATGAAGTCTTCATTCAGGCCCTTTTGGATCAGCATTACAAAGGATTTCGCGTGGATGGAACTTTTACACCAACTGCATACAATAATATTATCAATGAGTTGAAGGAGAAACTTGGAATGGAATTTACCAAAAGTCATTTGAAGAATCGACTGAAGACACTCAAGGAACACTTCAAAGAGTCCTATGATTTCTTTAGAAATGGAAAATTAAGTGGTTTTTCTTGGAACCCATTCACAAAAACTTGGTGTGCTGAACCTGAAGTTTGGGAACAACTTCTACAG GAAAAACCTGAAGCTATAAAGTGGAAGACTAAAGTTATCAACCATTATGACAGTTTAGAAGAACTTTTTGCTAAAGATAGAGCAACGGGACAAGGTGCTGAAACAGCAAAAGAGAAACGCATGCGTTGGATGAATGAACCAAATGGAGTGCAGTTTGAAAATATCATTGAGATTGATAACATGCTATCTCAAAATGAGATCAGTCTAGAGACcttcaataattcaagtaagGAGTTGGATGCACAACGATCAAAGGCATGTAACAACAAACAATCTCAAGGTACAACAGCAACACAaagtaagaaaagaaaagtcacATGTGATGAAGAATTTGAAAGTTTGAAGGGTGCACTTCACAATGTTGCTGATGCACTAAGAGAAGGTAATACTATTCTTGAGAAATCTAGGCCACGGGTATATTCAGAGAAAGAGATTTATGATGAACTTGTTAATATTGGAGTTGAGATAGACCTGATTGATGATTATTATGTGTTCCTTTGTCAAAACACCGAGAAAGTAAGAAGCTTCTTTGGATGCCCATCGGAAAGGCGTAGGAATATTTTGAACAAATTGATGAATGGATTTTAG
- the LOC113751784 gene encoding indole-3-glycerol phosphate synthase, chloroplastic-like — translation MEASISLRAAANTPTRVVALQSIHLKPRLRFFKPTPVGRSMAHNTPLSIQAQKSELKEASAEITERDALKIKEWEVGMFQDEVAGSQGIRIRRRPPTGPPLHYVGPFEFRIQNEGNTPRNILEEIVWHKDLEVSQMKEREPLPVLKKALENAPPVRDFIGALKTANLQTGLPGLIAEVKKASPSRGVLREDFDPVEIAKAYEKGGAACLSVLTDQKYFQGGFENLEKIRNSGVKCPLLCKEFVIDAWQIYYARTKGADAILLIAAVLPDLDIKYMTKICKLLGLTPLVEVHDEREMDRVLGIDGIELIGINNRNLETFKVDISNTKNLLQGERGRIIQERGIIVVGESGLFTPADIAYVQEAGVKAVLVGESIVKQDDPTKGIIGLFGKDISC, via the exons ATGGAAGCTTCAATATCCCTGAGAGCAGCTGCAAATACACCAACAAGGGTGGTGGCCCTGCAGTCAATCCATCTCAAACCCAGATTAAGATTTTTCAAGCCAACCCCAGTTGGAAGGTCAATGGCACACAACACCCCTCTAAGCATTCAAGCTCAAAAG TCTGAATTGAAAGAAGCTTCAGCTGAAATTACTGAGAGAGATGCTCTTAAGATTAAGGAATGGGAAGTTGGGATGTTTCAAGATGAGGTTGCTGGAAGCCAAGGTATAAGAATCAGGAGGCGTCCGCCAACGGGGCCTCCTTTGCATTATGTGGGTCCTTTTGAGTTTAGAATTCAGAATGAGGGGAATACCCCACGTAATATACTTGAAGAGATTGTGTGGCACAAGGACCTGGAAGTATCTCAG ATGAAAGAGAGAGAGCCTCTTCCCGTGTTGAAGAAAGCTCTTGAGAATGCTCCGCCAGTTAGAGACTTTATTGGAGCACTTAAGACAGCAAATTTGCAAACTGGATTGCCTGGTCTAATTGCTGAAGTCAAAAAGGCTTCTCCCAGTAGAGGAGTTTTAAGGGAAGATTTTGACCCT GTTGAAATTGCTAAGGCCTATGAAAAAGGTGGAGCAGCATGCCTCAGTGTATTAACAGACCAGAAATACTTTCAA GGAGGCTTTGAGAATTTGGAGAAAATAAGGAATTCAGGAGTGaag TGCCCTCTCTTATGCAAAGAGTTTGTTATAGATGCTTGGCAAATATACTATGCTCGCACAAAAGGCGCAGATGCAATCCTGTTAATTGCTGCTGTTTTACCTGATCTTGATATCAAATACATGACTAAGATCTGCAAATTGCTTGGTTTAACACCACTTGTGGAG GTACATGATGAGAGGGAGATGGATCGTGTTCTTGGGATTGATGGGATTGAACTTATTGGAATAAACAACCGTAACCTCG AAACATTTAAGGTTGACATCAGCAATACTAAAAATCTTCTTCAAGGAGAACGTGGGAGAATAATCCAAGAAAGAGGCATAATT GTCGTTGGTGAGTCTGGACTTTTTACACCTGCTGATATTGCATACGTGCAAGAAGCTGGCGTCAAAGCG GTTTTGGTTGGAGAGTCAATTGTTAAGCAGGATGATCCAACCAAGGGAATTATCGGACTCTTTGGTAAAGATATATCATGTTGA
- the LOC113753031 gene encoding E3 ubiquitin-protein ligase RGLG2-like: MGGKSSKSLTSGRYSSYSSSSNSWGNYGTPHSQYPQPSYNYAPQPSYNYAPAPPPQESRRRLERKYSRIDDDYTSLEQVTDALARAGLESSNLIVGIDFTKSNEWTGARSFHRKSLHHLGDGQNPYEQAISIIGRTLSKFDEDNLIPCFGFGDASTHDQEVFSFYPDERFCDGFEEVLSRYRELVPQLRLAGPTSFAPVIEMAMTIVEQSGGQYHVLLIIADGQVTRSIDTVRGQLSPQERKTVEAIVKASEYPLSIVLVGVGDGPWDMMREFDDNIPARAFDNFQFVNFTEIMSKNVDRSRKEAEFALSALMEIPSQYKATLELDILGVSKGNGMDRVPLPPPLYGPASFGTPKTSRNSSFRPSAPSCGPEPPFARSQAASSSDSHLCPICLTDPKNMAFGCGHQTCCECGQDLQLCPICRDTISTRIKLY, translated from the exons ATGGGTGGCAAAAGTTCGAAGAGCTTGACTTCTGGTCGATACTCATCTTACAGTTCCAGTTCAAATTCATGGGGTAATTATGGCACTCCACACTCGCAGTACCCTCAACCAAGTTACAATTATGCACCTCAACCAAGTTACAATTATGCACCTGCACCTCCACCCCAGGAGTCGAGGAGACGGCTTGAGAGGAAATATTCAAGGATAGATGATGACTACACTAGTTTGGAACAG GTTACTGACGCTCTTGCACGTGCTGGCCTGGAATCATCAAATCTTATTGTTGGTATTGATTTCACCAAAAGCAACGAGTGGACAG GTGCTAGGTCATTCCACAGAAAAAGTTTACATCACCTTGGAGATGGGCAAAACCCATATGAACAGGCCATATCAATTATTGGAAGGACACTATCCAAATTTGATGAGGACAATCTAATtccatgttttggatttggagATG CTTCAACGCATGACCAAGAAGTTTTCAGCTTCTATCCAGATGAGCGATTTTGTGACGGCTTTGAGGAAGTATTGAGCCGCTATAGAGAATTAGTTCCACAATTGCGACTTGCAG GACCAACATCCTTTGCTCCAGTCATTGAGATGGCCATGACTATCGTTGAGCAAAGTGGTGGACAGTACCATGTCTTACTGATCATAGCAGATGGGCAG GTGACAAGAAGTATAGATACTGTGCGTGGTCAATTAAGCCCACAGGAAAGGAAAACTGTTGAGGCAATTGTGAAAGCAAG TGAGTACCCTCTATCAATTGTTTTGGTTGGGGTTGGAGATGGACCATGGGATATGATGAGGGAGTTTGATGATAATATCCCTGCTCGCGCCTTTGACAATTTTCAG TTTGTAAATTTTACAGAGATAATGTCAAAGAATGTGGACAGATCCAGGAAAGAGGCTGAGTTTGCTCTTTCAGCGTTGATGGAAATACCTTCTCAGTATAAAGCAACGCTGGAGCTTGATATATTGGG TGTTAGCAAGGGGAATGGCATGGATAGGGTTCCCCTCCCCCCTCCTCTCTACGGTCCAGCCTCTTTTGGCACGCCGAAAACTTCAAGAAACAGCAGTTTTCGTCCAAGCGCACCTTCTTGTGGACCTGAGCCACCTTTTGCAAGGAGTCAAGCTGCAAGTTCTTCTGATAGCCAT CTTTGTCCCATATGCCTTACTGATCCAAAGAACATGGCCTTTGGTTGTGGACATCAG ACATGCTGCGAGTGTGGGCAGGACCTTCAGTTGTGCCCAATTTGCCGGGATACCATAAGTACAAGGATCAAACTTTACTGA